The Prevotella sp. E9-3 genome has a window encoding:
- a CDS encoding 2-oxoacid:ferredoxin oxidoreductase subunit beta — protein sequence MSNYSAVDFKKGQPRWCPGCGDHFFLASLHKAMAEIGVAPENVAVISGIGCSSRLPHYMATYGMNTIHGRAAAIATGAKVANPNLTVWQVSGDGDGLAIGGNHFIHANRRNIDLNMILLNNRIYGLTKGQYSPTSPRGFVSKSSPYGTVEDPFRPAELCFGARGHFFARCVATDAKGSVEVLKAAYEHKGASVTEVLQNCVIFNDHCHDAVYNNEGRKKNAIYVKHGEKLVFGENNEFGLVQQGFGLKVVEIGKDGYTIDDILVHDAHCEDNTLQLKLALMGNGDGFPIALGVIRDVEAPTYNEAVYAQLEEVSAQKKYHNFEELLETNDIWEVK from the coding sequence ATGAGTAATTACAGTGCTGTTGATTTTAAGAAAGGTCAGCCTCGTTGGTGCCCAGGTTGTGGCGACCACTTCTTCCTGGCCTCACTTCATAAGGCTATGGCCGAGATTGGCGTAGCCCCCGAGAACGTTGCCGTAATCAGCGGTATCGGCTGTTCCAGCCGTCTGCCCCACTACATGGCAACCTATGGCATGAACACCATCCATGGACGTGCTGCCGCCATTGCTACCGGTGCAAAGGTGGCTAATCCTAATCTGACCGTATGGCAGGTGAGCGGCGACGGCGACGGACTGGCTATCGGTGGTAACCACTTCATTCATGCCAACCGTCGTAATATCGACCTGAACATGATCCTGTTGAACAACCGCATTTATGGCCTCACCAAAGGACAGTACTCACCCACCTCACCCCGTGGTTTCGTGTCGAAGTCAAGCCCTTACGGCACGGTTGAGGATCCGTTCCGTCCTGCTGAGCTGTGTTTCGGTGCACGCGGTCATTTCTTTGCCCGTTGTGTGGCTACCGATGCCAAAGGCAGTGTAGAGGTGCTGAAGGCCGCCTATGAGCACAAAGGTGCTTCGGTGACTGAGGTGTTGCAGAACTGCGTGATCTTCAACGACCACTGCCACGATGCGGTATATAACAACGAGGGTCGTAAGAAGAATGCTATCTACGTGAAGCACGGTGAGAAACTGGTGTTCGGCGAGAACAACGAGTTCGGACTGGTACAGCAGGGCTTCGGTCTGAAGGTGGTAGAGATTGGTAAGGATGGCTACACCATCGATGACATTCTGGTGCACGATGCCCACTGCGAGGACAACACCCTGCAGCTGAAGCTGGCCCTCATGGGCAATGGCGACGGATTCCCCATCGCTCTCGGTGTGATTCGTGATGTGGAGGCACCCACTTACAACGAGGCCGTATATGCACAGTTGGAAGAGGTATCTGCCCAGAAGAAATACCATAATTTTGAGGAACTCCTGGAAACAAACGATATCTGGGAAGTGAAATAA
- a CDS encoding GxxExxY protein codes for MLRFEEETYQIIGAAMKVHSILGPGFTEKVYQEALAIEFAERGIPFSREKEIHAVYKGVVLQGTFIPDFICYDKIIVELKAVKELDDVHRSQAINYAKIAGYQLSLLINFGQSSLEKERFPIR; via the coding sequence ATGCTGAGATTTGAAGAGGAAACATATCAGATTATTGGAGCGGCAATGAAAGTACATAGCATCCTTGGGCCCGGCTTTACTGAAAAAGTATATCAAGAGGCCTTGGCTATTGAGTTTGCCGAACGTGGAATACCATTTAGCCGAGAAAAGGAAATTCATGCTGTTTACAAGGGTGTTGTGTTACAAGGAACATTTATTCCCGATTTTATTTGCTATGATAAAATTATTGTGGAGTTAAAAGCCGTAAAGGAGTTGGATGACGTACACCGGTCACAGGCCATTAACTATGCAAAGATTGCCGGATATCAACTATCACTCCTTATCAACTTTGGACAGTCATCTCTTGAAAAAGAACGTTTTCCTATAAGATAG